The Streptomyces griseorubiginosus DNA window GGTCGCCGTTTCGGGTGGCGTCGCCCCTCCCGGAAACTGGACCCTCGAGGCTTCGCGGAGCAGTCAGGGAGCAGGCCGGGCGGGAGGTTCGTGACCGGAGCAGAGGGTGCCGAAGAGCTGGTCAAGCGGGGCGCCGAGTGCGTGGGCGAGCGCGTGCCAGGTGGCCAGGGTGCCGATCGTGCGGCCCTGTTCGATCTCGATCAGCGTGCGGCGTGACAGGCCGGTTCGCCCGGCGAGTTCGTCGTAGGTCCAGCCGCGTTCGGCCCGCAGTCGT harbors:
- a CDS encoding helix-turn-helix transcriptional regulator is translated as MTITPPPDPNFDALRQELSRLRAERGWTYDELAGRTGLSRRTLIEIEQGRTIGTLATWHALAHALGAPLDQLFGTLCSGHEPPARPAP